In Halomarina salina, one DNA window encodes the following:
- the hisI gene encoding phosphoribosyl-AMP cyclohydrolase, which translates to MDVDIAFDQDGLVPAVAQDVTTGEVVMLAYASPEAVEQTHETGLAHYYSRSREELWQKGATSGNVQHVEEVRVDCDADALLYLVDQEGGACHTGHESCFYRSVEDVEATETGATTEVTDVGERVFDPDEVYE; encoded by the coding sequence ATGGACGTCGACATCGCGTTCGACCAGGACGGGCTGGTCCCCGCCGTCGCGCAGGACGTCACCACGGGCGAGGTGGTGATGCTCGCGTACGCCTCCCCGGAGGCGGTCGAACAGACCCACGAGACGGGCCTCGCACACTACTACTCCCGCTCTCGCGAGGAACTGTGGCAGAAGGGAGCGACCAGCGGGAACGTCCAGCACGTCGAGGAGGTCCGCGTCGACTGTGACGCGGACGCGCTGCTCTACCTCGTCGATCAGGAGGGCGGTGCGTGTCACACCGGCCACGAGAGCTGTTTCTACCGCTCGGTCGAGGACGTCGAGGCGACCGAGACGGGCGCGACGACGGAGGTGACCGACGTTGGGGAGCGCGTCTTCGACCCCGACGAGGTGTATGAGTGA
- the glmM gene encoding phosphoglucosamine mutase, which yields MKIFGSSGVRGVANEELTPAFVTRVAMAVGSVWTADADGPVRIALGRDTRATGEMFADSASAGLTSVGCDVDRLGVIPTPGLQSYADSEGVPGVMITASHNPAQYNGVKLVGSNGVELARDALERVEDRLLSERFEQATWDETGDTRRVEDARERYVDALLDSVDRETIADADLTVALDPGHGAGALTSPEFLRRLGCRVVTVNGQPDGHFPGRDPEPVEKNLGDLRRLVRTADADVGIAHDGDADRAIFVDETGTHVEGDAALAALAASELQPGDTTVSAVNVSQRLVDAVDAAGADLELTPIGSTNIITSIERLQREGESVPVAGEGNGGVLFPDYRLARDGAYTAARFLELVAERPASEISAAHAGYHNVRVNVQYGDDAERERLIRAAEAAAHDADAELTTIDGYRLDFGDAWVLVRPSGTEPVVRIYAEARDPDRAQELADSMYDALQHA from the coding sequence ATGAAGATTTTCGGCTCCAGCGGCGTCCGGGGCGTCGCGAACGAGGAGCTCACCCCCGCGTTCGTGACGCGGGTCGCCATGGCCGTAGGGTCGGTGTGGACGGCCGACGCCGACGGACCGGTCCGCATCGCGCTCGGCCGGGACACGCGGGCGACGGGGGAGATGTTCGCCGACAGCGCCAGTGCCGGGCTGACGAGCGTCGGCTGTGACGTGGACCGACTCGGCGTCATCCCGACGCCAGGCCTCCAGTCGTACGCCGACAGCGAGGGGGTTCCGGGGGTGATGATCACGGCGAGCCACAACCCCGCCCAGTACAACGGCGTGAAACTCGTCGGGAGCAACGGCGTCGAACTCGCCCGCGACGCGCTCGAACGCGTCGAGGACCGCCTGCTCAGCGAGCGGTTCGAGCAGGCGACCTGGGACGAGACGGGCGACACGCGACGGGTCGAGGACGCCCGCGAGCGCTACGTCGACGCCCTGCTCGACAGCGTGGACCGCGAGACCATCGCCGACGCGGACCTGACCGTCGCGCTCGACCCGGGCCACGGGGCGGGCGCGCTCACCAGCCCCGAGTTCCTCCGGCGACTCGGCTGTCGCGTCGTCACCGTCAACGGCCAGCCAGACGGGCACTTCCCCGGCCGCGACCCGGAACCCGTCGAGAAGAACCTCGGCGACCTCCGACGACTGGTCCGAACCGCGGACGCCGACGTCGGTATCGCCCACGACGGGGACGCCGACCGGGCCATCTTCGTCGACGAGACGGGCACGCACGTCGAGGGCGACGCGGCGCTCGCGGCGCTCGCGGCGAGCGAACTCCAGCCGGGCGACACGACGGTCAGCGCCGTCAACGTCTCCCAGCGCCTCGTCGACGCCGTCGACGCGGCCGGGGCAGACCTCGAACTCACGCCCATCGGGAGCACGAACATCATCACGAGCATCGAACGCCTGCAGCGCGAGGGGGAATCCGTCCCCGTCGCCGGGGAGGGCAACGGCGGCGTCCTCTTCCCCGACTACCGCCTCGCCCGCGACGGTGCGTACACGGCCGCCCGGTTCCTGGAACTGGTCGCGGAGCGCCCGGCGAGCGAGATATCGGCCGCCCACGCGGGCTACCACAACGTCCGGGTGAACGTCCAGTACGGCGACGACGCCGAACGCGAGCGACTCATCCGGGCAGCCGAGGCGGCGGCCCACGACGCCGACGCCGAACTGACGACAATCGACGGCTACCGCCTGGACTTCGGCGACGCGTGGGTGCTCGTCCGCCCCAGCGGCACCGAGCCCGTCGTCCGCATCTACGCCGAGGCCCGCGACCCCGACCGCGCGCAGGAGCTGGCGGACTCGATGTACGACGCGCTCCAGCACGCCTGA
- a CDS encoding pyridoxal phosphate-dependent aminotransferase, translating into MTGFSSIDYLEWIAGRPERATHDLASSDLRPDGPSAGVVPPSLDGLPDPEGVTLEGQLADVYDCSTGNVQVTAGASHANALVAATFAEGRVLVESPGYEPLVACPEAFGARVERFDRPDGNLDPTLVGEALDDANDADDGNDVSAVVVTNRHNPTGKLADRETLAAVADRVAAHDALLVVDEVYASYDPEADDGPFGGPTAAGLPNTLAIGSLTKFLGLGDLRIGWVVGPTDRIERLATAAWYFPVVAGPSRALARRALANRDALADHARDLCARNHDLLAEAVAASFDGEVPDGSPYALVGHPDHDGDELAARAAEEGVLVVPGRFFERPDAVRVSLGGHPDEMREALAAFAASVE; encoded by the coding sequence ATGACCGGGTTCTCGTCTATCGACTATCTGGAGTGGATCGCCGGGCGACCCGAGCGGGCGACCCACGACCTGGCCTCCTCGGACCTGCGCCCCGACGGCCCGTCCGCGGGCGTCGTCCCGCCGTCGCTCGACGGCTTGCCCGACCCCGAGGGCGTCACGCTGGAGGGGCAACTCGCCGACGTCTACGACTGCTCGACCGGAAACGTCCAAGTGACGGCGGGCGCGAGTCACGCGAACGCGCTCGTTGCCGCGACATTCGCCGAGGGACGGGTGCTGGTCGAGTCGCCGGGGTACGAGCCGCTGGTCGCCTGTCCCGAGGCGTTCGGGGCGCGGGTCGAGCGGTTCGACCGCCCCGACGGGAACCTCGACCCGACACTGGTCGGAGAAGCGCTCGACGACGCGAACGATGCAGACGACGGCAACGACGTGTCCGCGGTCGTCGTCACCAACCGGCACAACCCGACCGGGAAACTGGCCGACCGTGAGACGCTCGCGGCGGTGGCCGACCGCGTCGCCGCCCACGACGCGCTGCTGGTCGTCGACGAGGTGTACGCCTCCTACGACCCGGAGGCGGACGACGGTCCGTTCGGCGGGCCGACGGCCGCCGGGTTGCCGAACACGCTCGCCATCGGGTCGCTGACGAAGTTCCTCGGACTGGGCGACCTGCGCATCGGGTGGGTCGTCGGTCCGACCGACCGAATCGAGCGACTGGCGACCGCGGCGTGGTACTTCCCGGTCGTCGCCGGGCCGAGTCGGGCACTCGCTCGGCGGGCGCTGGCGAACCGCGACGCACTCGCGGACCACGCTCGCGACCTCTGCGCCCGGAACCACGACCTGCTGGCGGAGGCGGTCGCGGCGTCGTTCGACGGCGAGGTACCCGACGGGTCGCCGTACGCGCTGGTCGGCCACCCCGACCACGACGGCGACGAACTGGCCGCACGCGCGGCCGAAGAGGGCGTGCTGGTCGTCCCCGGCCGGTTCTTCGAGCGACCGGACGCGGTCCGGGTGAGCCTCGGCGGCCACCCCGACGAGATGCGCGAGGCGCTGGCGGCGTTCGCGGCGTCGGTCGAGTAG
- a CDS encoding A24 family peptidase, with protein sequence MFTDSVVQVASLPDLLRLIAVPVFAWAAYHDLRTRRVANATWLPLYALGAVLLVVDVWTAFSAGGATQRLFVVRCVVSLGIVAPLGFAFWRLGGFGGADAKALIALAVLFPTYPAYYLPWGTLPLEPSLLGVFSLTVLTNTVLVGLAFPLVLAVRNLVAGHRSWLMFVGKPVDSTSVDAEYGRLLETTSGRTRGGLDLDALRMYLRWRGTDLGALRSTPDRYRDPSSIDETYAPGDGTVDTTRVATDGGAVVADDEPSGDIVDAVDAPNLEVSDDAKYDDPWGAAAFLADIEGSAYGTTPDQLREGLDVLVERETVWFTPGLPFIVPMFGGLLVGLLYGDVLFVALRALGLA encoded by the coding sequence GTGTTCACCGACAGCGTCGTGCAGGTCGCCTCACTCCCCGACCTGCTCCGGTTGATAGCCGTTCCCGTCTTCGCGTGGGCGGCCTACCACGACCTGCGGACGCGCCGCGTCGCCAACGCGACGTGGCTCCCGCTGTACGCGCTCGGTGCCGTCCTCCTCGTCGTCGACGTCTGGACGGCGTTCTCTGCTGGCGGGGCCACCCAGCGCCTGTTCGTCGTCCGCTGCGTCGTCAGTCTCGGTATCGTCGCACCGCTCGGCTTCGCGTTCTGGCGACTCGGCGGCTTCGGCGGCGCGGACGCGAAGGCGCTCATCGCGCTCGCCGTCCTCTTCCCGACGTACCCCGCGTACTACCTCCCCTGGGGGACGCTCCCGCTCGAACCCAGCCTGCTCGGCGTGTTCTCGCTGACCGTGCTGACCAACACGGTCCTCGTCGGGCTGGCGTTCCCGCTCGTGCTGGCGGTCCGGAACCTGGTGGCGGGCCACCGCTCGTGGCTGATGTTCGTCGGCAAACCCGTCGACAGCACGAGCGTCGACGCGGAGTACGGTCGACTGCTGGAGACGACCAGCGGCCGGACCCGCGGCGGGCTCGACCTCGACGCCCTCCGGATGTACCTCCGCTGGCGCGGCACCGACCTCGGAGCGCTCCGGTCGACCCCCGACCGGTACCGCGACCCGTCGAGCATCGACGAGACGTACGCTCCCGGCGACGGCACGGTCGATACGACCAGAGTCGCTACCGACGGTGGTGCGGTGGTCGCCGACGACGAACCGTCGGGCGATATCGTGGATGCCGTCGACGCCCCCAACCTGGAGGTGTCGGACGACGCGAAGTACGACGACCCGTGGGGTGCGGCGGCGTTCCTCGCCGACATCGAGGGGAGCGCCTACGGCACCACGCCCGACCAGTTACGTGAGGGTCTCGACGTGCTGGTCGAACGCGAGACGGTGTGGTTCACGCCCGGTCTGCCGTTCATCGTCCCGATGTTCGGGGGCCTGCTCGTCGGACTGCTGTACGGCGACGTGCTGTTCGTCGCCCTCCGGGCGCTCGGCCTCGCCTGA
- a CDS encoding V-type ATP synthase subunit D, whose amino-acid sequence MAKDVKPTRKNLMAIEDRIDLSSRGHSTLEKKRDGLIMEFMDILDQAQDVRSDLDDAYDDAQRNINMARAMDGDVAVRGAAAALKEHPEITTQSKNIMGVVVPQIDSSKVKKSLDQRGYGVVGTSARIDEAAEAYEELLEQIILAAEVETAMKKMLEEIETTKRRVNALEFKLLPELHDAQDYIEQKLEEQEREEIFRMKKIKAKKEEEEKEAGAVEDDEEVKYETITADD is encoded by the coding sequence ATGGCCAAGGACGTCAAGCCGACGCGAAAGAACCTCATGGCGATAGAGGACCGCATCGACCTCTCCTCCCGTGGCCACAGCACGCTGGAGAAGAAACGGGACGGCCTCATCATGGAGTTCATGGACATCCTCGACCAGGCACAGGACGTCCGTTCGGACCTCGACGACGCCTACGACGACGCCCAGCGCAACATCAACATGGCGCGGGCGATGGACGGCGACGTCGCGGTCCGCGGTGCCGCCGCCGCCCTCAAGGAACACCCCGAGATCACGACGCAGTCGAAGAACATCATGGGCGTCGTCGTCCCGCAGATCGACTCCTCGAAGGTGAAGAAGAGCCTCGACCAGCGCGGCTACGGCGTCGTCGGCACGTCCGCCCGCATCGACGAGGCGGCCGAGGCCTACGAGGAACTGCTCGAACAGATCATCCTCGCCGCCGAGGTCGAGACGGCGATGAAGAAGATGCTCGAGGAGATCGAGACGACCAAGCGCCGGGTCAACGCCCTGGAGTTCAAACTCCTCCCCGAACTCCACGACGCGCAGGACTACATCGAGCAGAAACTCGAAGAGCAGGAGCGCGAGGAGATCTTCCGCATGAAGAAGATCAAGGCGAAGAAAGAAGAGGAGGAGAAGGAGGCCGGTGCGGTCGAGGACGACGAGGAAGTGAAGTACGAGACGATCACGGCGGACGACTAA
- a CDS encoding DUF7118 family protein: protein MSDTATVSERDVESLVADLDRAADRLDEARDRVAELGPDAIDRTATAYRDLTATLDRHEEAATGYGEFQKYIQFQEAVAAVLDGLDDDLPEREAFDAADEALQKQTLSTSDFDRAREALAPAADLVDLEAEYETARDRYREARRAVLARQRDLRDRRDGLARLQRLGDADLDAPVETLRDPIEAYDDAVREAFAAYRSRASTRDLLDLVTTAAEDYPLVGFDAPPERLRTFVEGSPVAEEPLPTLLEYADYSNSKLSHYVDDPRELKGAVATNRTYLERLTADPLTVDWPPAPADELRWRARELFAVVSRLDDEEAAVRLRAVRSLPRRDDYERLRESATARSGLSADERRRIESGAVDRDLDRVETELSTVEAALDEYPPLDELSALA, encoded by the coding sequence ATGAGTGACACCGCGACGGTGAGCGAGCGTGACGTCGAGTCGCTCGTCGCCGACCTGGACCGGGCCGCCGACCGACTCGACGAGGCCCGCGACCGCGTCGCAGAGCTGGGGCCGGACGCTATCGACCGGACGGCGACCGCCTACCGCGACCTCACCGCGACGCTCGACCGACACGAGGAGGCGGCCACCGGCTACGGCGAGTTCCAGAAGTACATCCAGTTCCAGGAGGCCGTCGCGGCCGTCCTCGACGGCCTCGACGACGACCTGCCCGAACGCGAGGCGTTCGACGCGGCCGACGAGGCGCTACAGAAACAGACGCTCTCGACGAGCGACTTCGACCGCGCTCGCGAGGCGCTCGCACCGGCCGCCGACCTCGTGGACCTCGAAGCAGAGTACGAGACCGCCCGCGACCGTTACCGCGAGGCACGGCGGGCGGTCCTCGCCCGGCAGCGTGACCTCCGGGACCGCCGCGACGGCCTCGCTCGGCTCCAGCGTCTCGGCGACGCCGACCTGGACGCTCCGGTCGAGACGTTGCGCGACCCCATCGAGGCGTACGACGACGCGGTCCGCGAGGCGTTCGCGGCCTACCGGAGTCGCGCGAGCACCCGCGACCTGCTGGACCTCGTGACGACCGCCGCAGAGGACTACCCGCTGGTCGGCTTCGACGCCCCGCCCGAGCGTCTGCGGACGTTCGTCGAGGGGTCTCCGGTCGCCGAGGAGCCGCTCCCGACGCTGCTGGAGTACGCCGACTACTCGAACTCGAAGCTCAGTCACTACGTCGACGACCCGCGGGAACTGAAGGGAGCGGTGGCGACGAACCGCACCTACCTCGAACGGCTGACGGCCGACCCGCTCACCGTCGACTGGCCCCCCGCGCCCGCCGACGAACTGCGGTGGCGTGCCCGCGAACTGTTCGCCGTCGTCTCTCGACTGGACGATGAGGAGGCGGCCGTCCGCCTGCGGGCGGTCCGCTCGCTCCCTCGGCGCGACGACTACGAGCGACTGCGCGAGAGCGCGACCGCCCGGTCGGGGCTGTCCGCAGACGAGCGTCGGCGAATCGAGTCCGGCGCGGTCGACCGTGACCTCGACCGGGTCGAGACGGAACTGTCGACGGTCGAGGCCGCACTCGACGAGTACCCGCCGCTCGACGAACTGTCCGCACTGGCGTGA
- a CDS encoding ATP synthase subunit A, which translates to MSQAQDIDIDDADGVIESVSGPVVVATDLDARMNDVVYVGDEGLMGEVIEIEGNLTTIQVYEETSAVSPGEPVLNTGEPLSVDLGPGMLDTIYDGVQRPLDVLEEQMGAFLDRGVDAPGIDLEKEWEFTPEAEVGDDLEPGDVVGTVPETESIEHKVLVPPDFTGGEVESVEEGSFTVTDTVATLDSGEEITMRQEWPVRKARPTVDKQTPTTPLVSGQRILDGLFPLAKGGTAAIPGPFGSGKTVTQQSLAKFADADIVVYIGCGERGNEMTEVIEDFPELPDPQTGNPLMSRTCLIANTSNMPVAARESCVYTGITIAEHYRDMGYDVALMADSTSRWAEAMREISSRLEEMPGEEGYPAYLAARLSGFYERAGYFENMNGTEGSISVIGAVSPPGGDFSEPVTQNTLRIVKTFWALDADLAERRHFPAINWNESYSLYREQLDPWFVDNIDDDWADTRQWAVDTLDEEGELQEIVQLVGKDALPEDQQLTLEVARYLREAWLQQNAFHDEDRYCPPEKTYLMLTAIKTLNDEGFKALDAGVPVPEITSVEAAPKLNRMGTAEDYEEYIADLKEELTAQLRDLY; encoded by the coding sequence ATGAGCCAAGCACAAGACATCGACATCGATGACGCCGACGGTGTCATCGAGAGCGTGAGCGGCCCCGTCGTGGTCGCCACGGACCTCGACGCCCGGATGAACGACGTCGTCTACGTCGGCGACGAAGGGCTGATGGGCGAGGTCATCGAAATCGAAGGGAACCTGACCACGATTCAGGTGTACGAGGAGACGTCGGCCGTCTCCCCCGGCGAACCCGTGCTCAACACGGGCGAGCCGCTGTCGGTCGACCTCGGGCCGGGCATGCTGGACACCATCTACGACGGCGTCCAGCGCCCGCTCGACGTGCTCGAAGAGCAGATGGGCGCGTTCCTCGACCGCGGGGTCGACGCCCCCGGTATCGACCTCGAGAAGGAGTGGGAGTTCACCCCCGAGGCCGAGGTCGGTGACGACCTCGAACCCGGCGACGTCGTCGGGACGGTCCCCGAGACCGAGAGCATCGAACACAAGGTGCTCGTCCCGCCGGACTTCACCGGCGGCGAAGTCGAGTCCGTCGAGGAGGGTTCGTTCACGGTCACCGACACCGTCGCGACCCTCGACTCCGGCGAGGAGATTACGATGCGTCAGGAGTGGCCGGTCCGGAAGGCCCGACCCACCGTCGACAAGCAGACCCCGACGACGCCGCTCGTCTCGGGCCAGCGCATCCTCGACGGCCTGTTCCCGCTCGCGAAAGGTGGGACGGCCGCGATTCCCGGCCCGTTCGGGTCGGGCAAGACCGTCACCCAGCAGAGCCTGGCGAAGTTCGCCGACGCGGACATCGTCGTCTACATCGGCTGTGGCGAGCGCGGCAACGAGATGACGGAGGTCATCGAGGACTTCCCGGAACTGCCCGACCCGCAGACCGGGAACCCGCTGATGAGCCGGACGTGTCTCATCGCGAACACCTCGAACATGCCCGTCGCAGCGCGTGAGTCCTGTGTCTACACGGGAATCACCATCGCGGAGCACTACCGCGACATGGGCTACGACGTCGCGCTGATGGCCGACTCCACCTCGCGGTGGGCGGAGGCCATGCGCGAGATCTCCTCCCGACTGGAGGAGATGCCCGGCGAGGAGGGGTACCCCGCGTACCTCGCCGCTCGCCTCAGCGGGTTCTACGAGCGCGCCGGCTACTTCGAGAACATGAACGGCACCGAGGGCTCCATCTCGGTCATCGGGGCCGTCTCGCCGCCCGGCGGCGACTTCTCGGAGCCGGTGACGCAGAACACCCTGCGTATCGTCAAGACGTTCTGGGCGCTGGACGCGGACCTCGCCGAACGGCGGCACTTCCCGGCCATCAACTGGAACGAGTCGTACTCGCTGTACCGCGAACAGCTCGACCCGTGGTTCGTCGACAACATCGACGACGACTGGGCCGACACGCGCCAGTGGGCCGTCGACACGCTCGACGAGGAGGGCGAACTCCAGGAGATCGTCCAGCTCGTCGGGAAGGACGCACTGCCCGAAGACCAGCAGCTCACCCTCGAGGTCGCCCGGTACCTGCGTGAGGCGTGGCTCCAGCAGAACGCGTTCCACGACGAGGACCGCTACTGCCCGCCGGAGAAGACGTACCTCATGCTGACGGCCATCAAGACGCTCAACGACGAGGGGTTCAAGGCGCTCGACGCGGGCGTCCCGGTCCCCGAGATCACGTCCGTCGAGGCCGCCCCGAAGCTTAACCGCATGGGGACCGCCGAGGACTACGAGGAGTACATCGCGGACCTCAAGGAGGAGCTCACCGCGCAACTGCGCGACCTCTACTAA
- a CDS encoding ATP synthase subunit B, translating to MKEFQTITEISGPLVFVETEEPIGYDEMVEIETPGGEVRRGQVLESTSDYVAVQVFEGTDGIDRQSSVRFLGETLKMPVTEDLLGRVLDGSGRPIDGGPEIVPDERRDIVGAAINPTAREYPEEFIQTGVSSIDGMNTLVRGQKLPIFSASGLPHNDLALQIARQATVPEDVAEDGEGESEFAVVFGAMGITAEEANEFMDDFERTGALERSVVFTNLADDPAVERTVTPRMALTTAEYLAFDKGYHVLVILTDMTNYCEALREIGAAREEVPGRRGYPGYMYTDLATLYERAGRIEGREGSVTQIPILTMPGDDDTHPIPDLTGYITEGQIMMDRDLNSQGYQPPVNVLPSLSRLMDDGIGEGLTRADHAGVSDQLYAAYAEGEDLRDLVNIVGREALDERDNRYLDFADRFEKEFVDQGFHNERSIEETLDLAWELLSMFPKSELNRVDEEEIEQRYLEDESETVEATAD from the coding sequence ATGAAGGAATTCCAGACGATTACGGAGATCAGCGGCCCGCTGGTGTTCGTCGAGACCGAAGAGCCGATCGGGTACGACGAGATGGTCGAGATCGAGACCCCCGGCGGCGAGGTCCGCCGTGGCCAGGTGCTCGAATCGACCAGCGACTACGTCGCCGTGCAGGTGTTCGAGGGGACCGACGGTATCGACCGTCAGTCCTCCGTCCGCTTCCTCGGCGAGACCCTGAAGATGCCCGTGACCGAGGACCTCCTCGGTCGCGTGCTCGACGGGTCCGGCCGTCCCATCGACGGCGGCCCCGAGATCGTGCCGGACGAACGCCGCGACATCGTCGGGGCGGCCATCAACCCGACTGCACGCGAGTACCCCGAGGAGTTCATCCAGACTGGTGTGAGCAGCATCGACGGGATGAACACGCTCGTCCGCGGGCAGAAGCTGCCCATCTTCTCGGCGTCCGGCCTGCCGCACAACGACCTCGCACTCCAGATCGCCCGTCAGGCGACCGTCCCCGAGGACGTCGCCGAGGACGGCGAGGGCGAGAGCGAGTTCGCAGTGGTGTTCGGCGCGATGGGCATCACGGCAGAGGAGGCCAACGAGTTCATGGACGACTTCGAGCGCACCGGCGCGCTGGAACGCTCGGTCGTCTTCACGAACCTCGCGGACGACCCCGCAGTTGAGCGGACGGTCACACCGCGGATGGCGCTCACCACCGCCGAGTACCTCGCGTTCGACAAGGGCTACCACGTACTGGTCATCCTCACGGACATGACCAACTACTGCGAGGCGCTGCGCGAGATCGGTGCCGCGCGTGAAGAGGTGCCCGGTCGGCGTGGCTACCCCGGCTACATGTACACGGACCTGGCCACGCTCTACGAGCGTGCCGGTCGTATCGAGGGGCGTGAGGGCTCGGTGACGCAGATTCCCATCCTCACGATGCCCGGCGACGACGACACCCACCCGATTCCGGACCTGACCGGCTACATCACGGAGGGGCAGATCATGATGGACCGCGACCTCAACTCGCAGGGCTACCAGCCGCCGGTCAACGTGCTGCCCAGCCTCTCGCGACTGATGGACGACGGTATCGGCGAGGGGCTGACCCGCGCCGACCACGCCGGCGTCTCCGACCAGCTCTACGCCGCGTACGCGGAGGGTGAGGACCTGCGTGACCTCGTGAACATCGTCGGCCGCGAAGCGCTCGACGAACGCGACAACCGCTACCTCGACTTCGCCGACCGCTTCGAGAAGGAGTTCGTCGACCAGGGGTTCCACAACGAGCGCTCCATCGAGGAGACGCTCGACCTCGCGTGGGAACTGCTGTCGATGTTCCCCAAGTCGGAGCTCAACCGCGTCGACGAGGAGGAGATCGAGCAGCGCTACCTCGAAGACGAGTCCGAGACGGTCGAAGCGACCGCCGACTGA
- a CDS encoding DUF6276 family protein has protein sequence MSDRCPRCEAELLAFRIPDELHDHAPEGEGQAAICSRCLALFEADDAPAETDFDRISEEFPSGDAGVAMALGVGYLNSLALHRSDIDALFEYVEREGSDPLMLLDRLSTQGSLQPAVDLERRRHQVEQLREPKE, from the coding sequence ATGAGCGACCGTTGTCCCCGCTGTGAGGCGGAACTGTTGGCGTTCCGGATACCCGACGAGCTACACGACCACGCGCCCGAGGGCGAGGGGCAGGCGGCCATCTGCTCGCGCTGTCTCGCGCTGTTCGAGGCCGACGACGCACCCGCGGAGACCGACTTCGACCGCATCAGCGAGGAGTTCCCGTCGGGCGACGCGGGGGTCGCGATGGCGCTCGGCGTCGGCTACCTGAACTCGCTGGCGCTCCACCGCAGCGACATCGACGCGCTGTTCGAGTACGTCGAACGGGAGGGGTCGGACCCGCTGATGCTGCTCGACCGTCTCTCGACGCAGGGGTCGCTCCAGCCGGCGGTCGACCTCGAGCGCCGACGTCACCAGGTCGAACAGCTCCGGGAGCCGAAGGAGTGA
- a CDS encoding SprT-like domain-containing protein, translating into MGDDSKVGETTPTSDRVTELDTGYYEVSSDVSVPEFLAVAKVYAREVVRQYDLSVSVSDLDWEVSKRAKRRAGAVRHRDGEPVAVSLTWEHFQRRGWGAAAETIRHELAHAHLLTEHGDASHGERFRDLAETLQTGVHCERFADPNWLIRCRSCGSELARYRKSKLVTDTESYRCGGCGGELRVVDGETD; encoded by the coding sequence GTGGGCGACGATTCGAAGGTAGGGGAGACGACGCCGACCTCCGACCGAGTGACCGAACTCGACACCGGCTACTACGAGGTGAGTTCGGACGTCTCGGTGCCCGAGTTCCTCGCCGTCGCGAAGGTGTACGCTCGGGAAGTGGTCCGACAGTACGACCTCTCGGTGAGCGTCTCCGACCTCGACTGGGAGGTCAGCAAGCGTGCGAAGCGTCGCGCCGGTGCCGTGAGACACCGGGACGGCGAACCGGTAGCCGTCTCGCTCACGTGGGAGCACTTCCAGCGACGAGGCTGGGGAGCGGCCGCCGAGACCATCCGCCACGAACTCGCCCACGCCCACCTGCTCACCGAACACGGCGACGCCAGCCACGGCGAGCGGTTCCGCGACCTCGCCGAGACGCTCCAGACCGGCGTCCACTGCGAGCGGTTCGCCGACCCGAACTGGCTGATTCGCTGTCGGTCCTGCGGGAGCGAACTGGCTCGCTACCGGAAGTCGAAACTCGTCACCGACACCGAGTCGTACCGCTGTGGCGGCTGTGGTGGCGAACTCCGCGTGGTGGACGGCGAGACGGACTGA